In Elusimicrobiota bacterium, one genomic interval encodes:
- a CDS encoding biopolymer transporter ExbD, with product MRRGSIEKGEGEDISEINVVPLADISLVLLIILMLITPMAMQSMINISASQSAKAVKVKDASPEKPLIVEVRPDGFWLNQNKMETAVALQNFLAGELSRKNDRTVIITAAKGVRHGMVVTALDMSKQAGAGKLSLVKRATR from the coding sequence ATGAGGCGTGGGTCCATTGAGAAAGGCGAAGGGGAAGACATTTCGGAAATTAACGTCGTCCCCTTGGCCGATATCTCTTTGGTCCTCCTGATTATTCTCATGCTGATCACGCCGATGGCGATGCAGTCGATGATTAACATCTCCGCCTCTCAGTCCGCGAAGGCGGTGAAGGTCAAAGACGCCTCCCCGGAAAAACCCCTGATCGTGGAAGTTCGTCCGGATGGATTCTGGTTAAACCAGAACAAAATGGAAACGGCGGTGGCCCTCCAAAACTTTTTGGCGGGAGAGCTGTCCCGAAAAAACGATCGCACCGTGATCATTACCGCGGCCAAAGGGGTGCGGCACGGGATGGTGGTGACCGCGTTGGACATGTCGAAACAAGCGGGCGCTGGAAAACTTTCGTTGGTGAAGCGGGCGACGAGATGA
- a CDS encoding tetratricopeptide repeat protein, with protein sequence MMKRCRVLGLAVALLLSGVALPPVSRAGFVNPDAERLFVVLSGAFQSGKYESAIAESRNFLRQFPRHPKAAAAQYIKAESYFLQKRWPEASAEFKEFIDNNRGSENANLVISARFRMGECLFNLKKYLAALDHFAWVGKSKNDVMRAESLLGSAYCHLARRENAKAESFFVKLLESHTGYAKLPRVIVPLALLYMERGEYQSAITLLEREPSDAACLFYRGVCQRLMNRVIASAVLLKEVLDNDVDKVWTDRALYQMGESYFQSKEYPLAYDSFRKIYKNELQSVLRPFALFRMGCVDFQNGNFEQAALNWTQLVKEFPQNLSGPAGQYLLAEISLRQGELAKAIPGFSALVTNNDYTLDAQYKVIWSLAVQGQYDVAITKADRFLKDFEWGELHAKVSLLKGLCQMRMGKPDEAIPTFQFIIDRYPNTAYFDKSLYLMAVTLAQDRRYAEVVTHVYTFLKRAPATPSPWQAETYYWVAEAYYNIEQFELAKETYELITKNYRGSPLVPGAMLGMAASLSRLGMYDEAADMQARARNMSSELGLADAKKTGILDSADVFFNKRDYERASSFYEEFITKFPDDTRTERALYQAGLSLYRQEYFTDAITKWNTLLARFKTSRYAPDALFQTGRTFFGLGQYHQAYQSFRTLTEQHPESPLSKEAMLQMGQCFYNSGDIPRAIDQYTAYMKRYPEDEKSNEVQELLQMAYYKQGKKDGDMKGLVTQFPKSKFTADIYWELGAEAYNRKDYDRALDYFERLILDFPDSAQAMQAFYYKADSNFLKGNYTAAVNTFKNFIANYPQDALTKDSRFKLAVSYFSLKDYGQAGIAFNDYQEAHPTDLKSRDAALNIPVCYTKANRPYQAIDAYGAFLKRYPNDEKASYVQMQIGQLYETAEDYMKAVESYKKVPMDEQDIFEANFNMGRCYEKLKAPTEQKKAYETLRQLSPKNNTFRLAGLALLGEIYEREGDASQAIGIYSDIASFSDNAEWRAIAQQKVKELKGGK encoded by the coding sequence ATGATGAAACGATGTCGAGTTCTTGGGCTGGCGGTGGCGCTTCTTCTTTCGGGAGTGGCACTCCCCCCTGTGAGTCGCGCGGGTTTTGTGAACCCGGACGCCGAACGATTGTTCGTTGTTTTGTCTGGAGCCTTCCAGTCAGGGAAATACGAATCCGCCATTGCGGAAAGCCGAAATTTTCTCCGCCAATTTCCCCGGCACCCCAAAGCCGCCGCCGCCCAATACATTAAGGCCGAGTCTTACTTCTTGCAGAAAAGGTGGCCGGAAGCCTCAGCGGAATTCAAAGAGTTTATTGATAACAATCGTGGCTCCGAAAACGCCAACCTGGTGATCTCCGCCCGGTTTCGCATGGGGGAATGCCTCTTTAACCTCAAAAAATACTTGGCGGCTTTGGACCATTTCGCCTGGGTCGGGAAATCCAAAAATGACGTGATGCGGGCGGAATCTTTGTTGGGATCGGCCTATTGTCATTTGGCCCGTCGCGAAAACGCGAAAGCTGAAAGTTTCTTCGTCAAACTATTGGAGTCACACACCGGTTACGCGAAACTTCCTCGGGTGATTGTTCCCCTAGCTCTCCTCTACATGGAGCGGGGGGAATATCAAAGCGCGATCACTTTGTTGGAACGGGAGCCCAGTGACGCGGCGTGTCTCTTTTATCGAGGGGTTTGCCAGCGGTTAATGAATCGGGTGATCGCTTCCGCCGTTCTGCTCAAAGAGGTTTTGGACAACGATGTGGATAAGGTGTGGACAGACAGAGCCCTCTACCAGATGGGGGAATCCTACTTCCAATCCAAAGAATATCCCTTGGCCTACGATTCGTTTCGCAAGATTTACAAGAATGAATTACAAAGTGTCCTTCGCCCTTTTGCCTTGTTCCGCATGGGATGTGTGGATTTTCAAAACGGCAACTTTGAGCAGGCGGCGTTGAATTGGACCCAACTGGTGAAAGAGTTTCCGCAAAATCTTTCGGGACCAGCGGGGCAATATTTGTTGGCGGAAATTTCGTTGCGGCAGGGAGAGTTGGCCAAAGCCATCCCTGGGTTTTCCGCTTTGGTGACCAACAACGATTACACCTTGGATGCCCAGTACAAAGTGATTTGGAGCCTGGCCGTCCAAGGGCAGTACGACGTGGCCATTACGAAGGCGGACCGGTTCCTTAAGGATTTTGAATGGGGAGAACTTCACGCGAAAGTGAGCCTCTTGAAGGGGCTTTGCCAAATGCGGATGGGGAAACCCGACGAAGCCATTCCCACTTTTCAATTCATTATTGATCGATACCCGAACACGGCTTATTTCGACAAGTCCCTCTATCTCATGGCGGTGACCCTGGCCCAAGACCGTCGTTACGCGGAAGTGGTTACCCATGTGTACACGTTCCTGAAGCGAGCCCCCGCGACCCCGAGCCCCTGGCAGGCGGAAACCTATTACTGGGTGGCGGAGGCCTACTACAACATTGAACAATTTGAATTGGCCAAGGAAACCTATGAGTTGATCACCAAAAACTACCGTGGTTCGCCCTTGGTCCCCGGTGCGATGTTGGGGATGGCCGCGAGTTTGTCCCGATTGGGAATGTACGATGAGGCGGCGGACATGCAGGCTCGCGCCCGGAATATGTCGTCGGAGTTGGGGTTGGCGGACGCCAAGAAAACGGGGATTCTGGATTCGGCCGACGTGTTCTTTAACAAGCGCGACTACGAACGCGCGTCCAGTTTTTACGAGGAGTTCATCACGAAATTTCCGGACGACACCCGGACCGAACGGGCCCTCTACCAGGCGGGCCTTTCCCTCTACCGCCAGGAATATTTCACCGATGCCATCACCAAATGGAACACGCTCCTGGCCCGGTTTAAAACCAGTCGATACGCGCCAGACGCTTTGTTTCAAACCGGCCGTACCTTTTTCGGATTGGGTCAATATCACCAAGCCTACCAATCCTTCCGCACGCTAACGGAACAACATCCTGAATCCCCGCTCTCGAAAGAGGCCATGCTTCAAATGGGCCAGTGTTTCTACAATTCCGGGGACATCCCCCGAGCCATTGATCAATACACCGCCTACATGAAGAGGTATCCGGAAGACGAAAAGTCGAACGAAGTTCAGGAACTCCTCCAAATGGCGTACTACAAACAGGGGAAAAAGGATGGGGACATGAAAGGCCTTGTGACCCAGTTCCCCAAAAGCAAATTCACGGCGGACATCTATTGGGAACTTGGGGCCGAGGCCTACAACCGCAAGGATTACGATCGCGCTTTGGATTACTTTGAGCGTTTGATCTTGGATTTCCCGGACTCGGCTCAAGCCATGCAGGCGTTCTATTACAAGGCCGATTCGAATTTCCTTAAGGGCAATTACACGGCGGCGGTGAACACGTTTAAGAATTTCATCGCCAACTATCCCCAGGACGCCCTCACCAAAGATTCACGCTTTAAGTTGGCCGTGAGCTATTTTAGTTTGAAAGATTATGGGCAAGCGGGAATTGCTTTTAACGATTACCAGGAAGCTCACCCGACGGATCTGAAATCCCGGGACGCCGCGCTCAATATCCCCGTCTGTTATACAAAAGCCAACCGACCCTATCAGGCGATAGACGCCTACGGCGCGTTTTTGAAGCGATATCCGAACGATGAAAAAGCCAGTTACGTTCAAATGCAAATTGGTCAGCTTTACGAGACCGCTGAGGACTACATGAAAGCGGTAGAGAGTTATAAAAAGGTGCCGATGGATGAACAGGATATTTTTGAAGCGAACTTTAACATGGGCCGTTGTTACGAAAAACTAAAAGCGCCAACGGAACAGAAGAAAGCCTATGAAACCTTACGGCAATTGTCTCCCAAGAACAACACGTTCCGTTTGGCCGGGTTGGCTCTCTTGGGGGAAATATATGAGCGGGAAGGCGACGCTTCTCAAGCCATTGGAATTTATTCGGACATTGCCTCCTTCAGCGATAACGCGGAATGGCGGGCCATTGCCCAACAAAAAGTGAAGGAACTCAAGGGAGGAAAGTAA
- a CDS encoding LTA synthase family protein → MKNTRDDQDRRNLLGPGFILSGIFLLGFFLLRLVLAVWVHGMLETGFFVWARTLWVGIRLDLLAALLLSFPVALGLGVLPARLWQGRVGVSLLRAAFFLGLFLFLFIGTTEVAFFDEFNARFNYIAVDYLLFPTEVAGNIWQSYPVLWILVGVGFLAGVIFFFTHRSLECGLRQSAGWTAKLLILHGVLLVILWLTTPLSSLSVSQNRVQNEVASNGVLTFFQALLTNDLNYDAFYKTLDKGEALRRTKRLLAESEEGPPLEGAPNPLERSLHEDGTISRPNFVIIVEESFGASFTGVLGGRSDGITPSFDRLSKEGLLFTRFYATGSRTVRGLEAILCGFPPIPGVSILKRSKSENVFTLADVVKARGYETLFVYGGRGIFDGMGSFMRANGFDRFIEQKDFKAPVFTTAWGVSDEDIFQRGLEEFEQFHSQGKPFLSMVLTVSNHKPYTYPAGRIDLDPLRRKREHAVKYADWALGQFFDAAQSKGFFKNTIFVVIGDHGARVYGADFIPIHSYEVPFLIYAPFLVKPGRVDTLASSMDVAPTLVGLTDWTIQSVFFGRDLFDVPSGEGYALLQHDRDVGFLRGDRLAVYRPDKSATVYLYDRQEFRFHLAEPDSGDDDLVNDGAALYQTAYELYDQRRLRLKNGRMN, encoded by the coding sequence ATGAAGAACACACGTGACGATCAGGACCGGAGAAACCTTCTGGGCCCTGGTTTCATTCTTTCTGGCATTTTCCTTTTGGGTTTTTTCCTCCTTCGACTGGTTTTGGCTGTCTGGGTTCACGGGATGCTCGAAACCGGGTTCTTTGTCTGGGCTCGGACCCTATGGGTGGGCATTCGGTTGGATCTTCTGGCGGCGCTTTTGCTCTCTTTTCCAGTGGCTCTCGGCCTGGGTGTTCTGCCCGCGCGGTTGTGGCAGGGGCGGGTGGGGGTGTCTCTCCTTCGTGCGGCTTTCTTCCTGGGCCTCTTCCTTTTCCTCTTTATCGGAACCACGGAAGTCGCTTTTTTTGATGAATTTAACGCCCGCTTTAACTATATTGCCGTCGATTATTTGCTGTTTCCCACCGAAGTGGCCGGTAATATTTGGCAATCCTATCCCGTTCTCTGGATTTTGGTTGGGGTGGGGTTTTTGGCTGGTGTGATCTTCTTCTTCACCCATCGCTCTTTGGAGTGCGGGCTCCGTCAATCGGCGGGGTGGACGGCAAAGCTATTGATCCTTCACGGGGTCCTCTTGGTCATCCTCTGGTTGACCACACCCCTCTCCTCCCTGTCCGTCAGCCAGAACCGTGTTCAAAATGAAGTGGCGTCCAATGGCGTCCTTACCTTTTTTCAAGCTCTATTGACGAACGATTTGAATTACGACGCTTTCTACAAAACATTGGATAAGGGGGAAGCTCTTCGCCGGACAAAAAGGTTGTTGGCCGAATCGGAAGAAGGCCCTCCGTTGGAGGGGGCACCGAACCCCCTGGAGAGATCTCTTCACGAAGACGGAACGATTTCCCGACCCAACTTTGTGATCATTGTGGAGGAAAGTTTTGGGGCGAGTTTTACGGGGGTTTTGGGGGGGCGTTCGGATGGAATCACACCCTCTTTTGATCGGCTCTCAAAGGAAGGGCTCCTTTTTACCCGGTTTTACGCCACCGGGTCCCGGACCGTTCGGGGGTTGGAAGCCATTTTGTGCGGGTTTCCCCCGATTCCCGGGGTTTCTATTTTAAAGCGGTCCAAATCTGAAAATGTTTTTACTCTGGCCGACGTGGTCAAGGCGCGGGGCTATGAAACCCTTTTTGTCTATGGGGGCCGGGGAATATTTGACGGGATGGGGTCGTTCATGCGGGCCAACGGGTTTGATCGATTTATCGAACAAAAAGATTTTAAGGCACCCGTATTTACTACCGCCTGGGGCGTCTCGGACGAGGATATTTTTCAACGCGGTTTGGAAGAATTTGAACAATTCCATTCCCAGGGGAAGCCCTTTTTGTCGATGGTCTTGACCGTTTCAAATCATAAGCCCTACACCTATCCAGCGGGCCGAATTGATTTGGATCCCCTTAGGCGGAAACGTGAGCACGCTGTTAAATACGCGGATTGGGCTCTCGGCCAATTTTTTGACGCCGCTCAATCAAAAGGTTTTTTTAAGAACACGATTTTTGTGGTTATTGGCGACCATGGCGCCCGGGTCTACGGGGCGGACTTTATCCCCATTCACTCCTATGAGGTCCCTTTCCTGATTTATGCTCCGTTCCTTGTTAAGCCCGGGCGGGTGGACACGCTGGCTTCCTCCATGGATGTGGCTCCCACCCTGGTGGGGTTGACCGATTGGACGATCCAATCCGTGTTTTTTGGGAGAGATCTGTTTGACGTTCCTTCCGGGGAGGGGTACGCTCTTCTTCAGCATGATCGGGATGTGGGGTTCCTCCGGGGTGACCGTCTGGCGGTCTATCGACCGGACAAATCGGCCACGGTTTATCTCTACGATCGGCAGGAATTTCGGTTCCATTTGGCTGAACCCGATTCCGGGGATGATGATCTTGTTAACGATGGAGCCGCCCTGTATCAGACGGCCTATGAGTTGTACGATCAGCGACGTCTTCGGCTTAAAAACGGCCGAATGAACTAA
- a CDS encoding biopolymer transporter ExbD: MKKVREQGNAVSGINITPIIDVTLVLLIIMLVAAPVLNIPNMTVELPEAYTSETKDQNVSVSMGTDLRVAIDDKIVLIEDLPRLLSKVLKKKPNSVVIIRADKDVDYESVENLIQTIKMKTHAKKIAVATQQKQVVAGKK; the protein is encoded by the coding sequence ATGAAAAAGGTTCGGGAACAGGGAAACGCCGTCTCGGGGATTAACATTACCCCGATCATTGATGTCACGCTCGTCTTGCTCATCATTATGTTGGTGGCCGCGCCGGTGTTGAATATCCCGAACATGACCGTGGAATTGCCAGAAGCCTACACATCCGAGACCAAAGATCAAAACGTTTCCGTTTCGATGGGGACAGACCTGCGGGTGGCCATCGACGATAAAATAGTTCTGATCGAAGATCTGCCCCGGTTGTTGTCAAAAGTCCTCAAGAAAAAACCAAATTCGGTAGTGATCATTCGAGCGGACAAAGATGTGGATTACGAGAGCGTGGAGAACTTGATCCAAACCATTAAAATGAAGACACACGCGAAGAAAATTGCCGTGGCCACACAACAGAAGCAGGTTGTGGCAGGGAAAAAGTAA
- a CDS encoding YceI family protein — translation MKKILSCLLVMGTVLTVRAENWGLETSSLTYHVKHTLHTVEGTSTVARGKGICQEEGCRFLVAAPVASFLSGDTNRDLHMMETTRGASFPMVTVSVALPKVPDTSPFLADLVIEFSGHKATYAAVPFAVIDRSGDLLRFTGVVPLNIDDFKIPAPSLLGMAIKREVPVQIEMSWRRAPASK, via the coding sequence ATGAAAAAAATTCTCTCTTGTCTTCTGGTGATGGGCACGGTTCTGACCGTTCGGGCGGAAAACTGGGGGTTGGAAACATCTTCCCTAACCTACCACGTGAAACACACACTCCATACGGTGGAGGGAACCAGCACGGTGGCCCGTGGGAAAGGGATTTGTCAGGAGGAGGGGTGTCGTTTCCTCGTGGCCGCTCCGGTGGCCAGTTTCCTTTCGGGTGATACGAATCGGGACCTGCACATGATGGAAACCACCCGGGGGGCTTCTTTTCCCATGGTGACGGTGTCGGTTGCATTGCCGAAGGTGCCGGACACCTCTCCTTTTTTAGCGGATTTGGTCATCGAATTTTCCGGACATAAAGCAACTTACGCGGCGGTTCCTTTCGCCGTTATCGACCGTTCGGGAGATCTCCTCCGGTTCACGGGGGTGGTCCCCTTAAATATTGACGATTTTAAAATTCCCGCCCCTTCCCTGTTGGGGATGGCCATCAAACGGGAGGTCCCCGTCCAGATCGAGATGTCCTGGCGCCGGGCCCCTGCCTCAAAGTAA
- a CDS encoding MotA/TolQ/ExbB proton channel family protein, protein MMQMGFKEWFMINPPIISTILVMSVLLVAFTLERFWVFRKEAKFPKDLWERILGLVREKRVRDAIALCEVSPGVFARVFRSGLEGSLVSRLDAEDGMVIDKEEGQETLRKRVGLFGTISFISPLIGLLGTVLGVLHAFQSLARSGSGGPSVVAAGISEALITTVAGLVVAVPAAIIYNYFNFRLRATLVEMNTYGQRLLLAIYGEKR, encoded by the coding sequence ATGATGCAGATGGGATTCAAAGAGTGGTTCATGATCAATCCCCCCATCATCAGCACCATTCTGGTGATGTCGGTGCTGCTCGTGGCCTTCACGCTGGAGCGGTTCTGGGTTTTCCGGAAAGAAGCCAAGTTTCCGAAAGACCTTTGGGAACGCATCCTGGGTTTGGTGCGGGAGAAGCGGGTCCGCGACGCGATCGCGTTGTGTGAAGTAAGCCCGGGTGTTTTCGCGCGGGTGTTTCGGTCCGGATTGGAAGGATCCTTGGTGTCCCGGTTGGACGCGGAAGACGGCATGGTGATCGATAAAGAAGAAGGCCAGGAAACGCTGAGAAAACGGGTGGGGTTATTCGGCACCATCAGTTTCATCTCTCCTTTGATCGGCCTTCTGGGCACCGTGTTGGGCGTGTTGCACGCTTTTCAAAGTTTGGCGCGTTCGGGCTCCGGCGGTCCTTCGGTGGTGGCGGCGGGTATTTCCGAAGCCTTGATCACCACGGTGGCGGGGTTGGTGGTGGCGGTTCCCGCGGCCATTATTTACAACTACTTCAACTTCCGGCTTCGCGCCACGTTGGTGGAGATGAACACCTATGGGCAGCGGCTGCTCCTGGCCATTTATGGCGAGAAGCGGTAA
- a CDS encoding TonB family protein, whose protein sequence is MLAVNEHIFGSFRETLCVTLALAIHVPLYFWQARPIVGSLADPIAEIDFSVEEVVPEKPAPLPPVEEKKEDNTFFKRVKEAVGLSTPKPMPKLIVSEKPKAELVGASTPNQIQSLTRAAEAIQKDSKLVNKERSLASSFDVGKIETKSAGGLAGVGLGAGEKVGGGGTIKDKSSGFKIARGDLPFAVQKGGAGLTSSDGDAPQIALANRTDKRVKTVSTAFFGTGGGTGGGDGAGAGGGGNLKDKEGGRGLVGVSGGFSPIGAPGTSSSGGGLVGTPGGGNRGTAGASSSRVPYEISGPLSGRRILYQVMPVFPEWAREKGIFATVILDFFVRQTGEVNTNKTVVSRSCGYSKIDILAQEALNQWRFEALDLSMKGKEQYGQITFRFKAL, encoded by the coding sequence ATGCTGGCGGTCAACGAACATATTTTTGGGAGTTTTCGGGAAACCCTGTGTGTGACTCTGGCTTTGGCGATCCATGTGCCGCTCTATTTTTGGCAAGCTCGACCCATCGTGGGGTCCCTGGCCGATCCCATCGCGGAAATCGATTTCTCCGTTGAAGAGGTGGTGCCTGAGAAGCCGGCCCCACTTCCTCCTGTGGAAGAGAAAAAAGAAGATAACACCTTTTTTAAACGCGTGAAAGAAGCCGTGGGGTTGAGCACGCCCAAACCCATGCCCAAACTGATCGTTTCTGAAAAGCCCAAGGCGGAATTGGTGGGCGCCTCGACACCCAACCAAATCCAATCGCTTACGCGGGCGGCCGAGGCCATTCAAAAGGATTCAAAATTGGTGAACAAAGAACGAAGTTTGGCCAGTTCTTTTGATGTGGGAAAAATTGAGACCAAAAGTGCCGGGGGCCTGGCCGGGGTGGGACTGGGCGCGGGAGAAAAAGTGGGGGGTGGGGGAACGATTAAAGATAAGTCTTCGGGGTTCAAGATCGCCCGGGGTGATTTGCCCTTTGCGGTTCAAAAGGGCGGTGCGGGGCTGACCTCATCTGACGGAGACGCCCCTCAAATTGCTTTGGCCAATCGAACAGACAAGAGAGTCAAAACGGTCTCTACCGCATTTTTTGGAACAGGGGGGGGAACCGGGGGCGGCGATGGGGCGGGCGCTGGGGGTGGGGGAAATTTAAAAGATAAAGAAGGCGGACGAGGCCTGGTGGGGGTGTCGGGCGGGTTTTCTCCTATCGGGGCCCCCGGGACGTCGTCGTCGGGGGGCGGGTTGGTGGGAACACCAGGAGGAGGGAATCGTGGGACCGCGGGGGCATCCTCTTCCAGGGTTCCCTACGAAATTTCCGGGCCTTTGTCGGGCCGGCGGATCCTTTATCAGGTGATGCCCGTCTTCCCGGAATGGGCCCGGGAAAAGGGTATTTTTGCCACGGTCATTTTGGACTTTTTTGTGCGTCAGACCGGGGAAGTTAACACCAATAAAACGGTTGTGTCCCGGTCCTGTGGTTATTCAAAAATCGACATCTTGGCCCAAGAAGCGCTCAACCAATGGCGCTTTGAAGCGTTGGATTTGTCCATGAAGGGCAAAGAACAATACGGTCAAATTACGTTCAGGTTTAAGGCTTTGTAA
- a CDS encoding MFS transporter, with translation MISLMNSATPKHHPLPRTVKVLGGVSFLNDAASDMIYPLLPLFLTQTLGAGPAALGLIEGVAESTASLFKLFSGAMSDRFRNRKVWILGGYSASNLVRPLMAIVTAWPQILFLRFVDRIGKGIRTSPRDALVTDAVSSDQRGRAFGYHRAMDHAGAVVGPLLAALFLVLWDQPLRTLFLFSAIPGTLCLLLVFFGIKRTEPVPHARAPFHAKEAWDQVPRTFKKYLVILFVFSLGNASDAFLILKAKDLGIAVPGILTLWSFFHMVKSATSLGGGRFSDRVGRRGILVAGWVLYAAVYVGFASANSPVHVWTLFAVYGLFFGMTEGVERALVADLAPNFLRGSVFGLYHLTAGIGALLASLIFGGLWKWGGNTLAFYTGAGFALTAAVGLTFLSLPGPVSGSLSQTAGHRSDL, from the coding sequence ATGATATCCCTCATGAATTCGGCCACACCCAAACACCACCCTCTTCCCCGAACGGTAAAGGTTTTGGGCGGGGTCAGCTTCTTGAACGACGCCGCCAGCGACATGATCTACCCGCTTCTCCCCCTCTTCCTCACCCAAACCTTAGGGGCCGGACCCGCCGCTCTGGGACTTATCGAAGGGGTGGCCGAATCCACCGCTTCCCTCTTCAAACTTTTTTCCGGGGCCATGTCCGACCGTTTCCGGAACCGAAAAGTTTGGATTCTCGGCGGATACAGCGCTTCAAATCTGGTCCGGCCTCTTATGGCCATTGTCACCGCCTGGCCCCAAATTCTCTTCCTCCGATTCGTTGACAGGATCGGGAAAGGAATTCGGACCTCCCCCCGAGACGCCCTGGTGACCGACGCCGTATCGTCGGATCAGAGGGGTCGCGCTTTTGGCTACCACCGCGCCATGGACCACGCGGGGGCCGTGGTGGGTCCCTTGCTGGCCGCCCTGTTCCTTGTGTTGTGGGACCAACCGCTCCGCACGTTGTTTCTCTTTTCGGCCATTCCTGGAACCCTATGCCTCCTCCTGGTCTTTTTTGGAATTAAACGGACCGAACCTGTTCCCCACGCTCGCGCCCCCTTTCACGCCAAAGAAGCTTGGGACCAAGTCCCCCGCACGTTCAAAAAATATTTGGTCATCCTGTTCGTTTTCAGCCTGGGCAACGCCAGCGACGCGTTTTTGATTCTTAAGGCCAAAGATCTGGGGATCGCTGTCCCCGGAATCCTCACCTTATGGAGTTTTTTCCATATGGTAAAAAGCGCCACCTCCCTGGGGGGTGGCCGCTTCTCCGACCGGGTCGGTCGTCGGGGCATCCTCGTTGCAGGATGGGTGCTCTATGCCGCGGTCTACGTGGGCTTTGCTTCGGCGAATTCACCCGTCCACGTTTGGACCCTTTTTGCGGTTTACGGTCTTTTTTTTGGAATGACAGAAGGAGTGGAACGTGCCTTGGTGGCGGACTTAGCACCGAACTTCTTGCGCGGATCCGTTTTTGGCCTCTACCACCTAACGGCGGGGATCGGGGCCCTGTTGGCTTCCTTAATTTTTGGTGGCCTTTGGAAATGGGGCGGAAACACCTTGGCCTTTTACACGGGAGCCGGTTTTGCTCTCACCGCCGCCGTCGGTCTTACCTTTCTCTCTTTGCCCGGCCCGGTCAGCGGGTCTTTATCACAAACCGCAGGACATCGCTCCGATCTTTAA